In Anaeromyxobacter sp., the following proteins share a genomic window:
- the rpsB gene encoding 30S ribosomal protein S2 has product MAAALTSSGTAISMKQLLEAGVHFGHQTKRWNPKMKPYIFGARNGIYIIDLQKTVGLARSALRFVSDAVAKGGSVLFIGTKKQAQDAVREEASRSGQYHVTNRWLGGTLTNFKTIKTGIERLKTLEKMKEDGTYERLPKKEVASNERERLKLEKNLGGIKDLPRLPAAIFVIDTKKEHIAVHEANRLGIPVVAVVDTNCDPEGIDYVIPGNDDAIRSIRLFTGKVAEACLEGKGRHAAWVAEHGAQETRGDDDRDAASERGMKDRRDRGGRRDRGERRPPREDRGAASAGVEVVRKGEVVAVAAPAPEAAKE; this is encoded by the coding sequence ATGGCCGCCGCGCTGACCAGCAGCGGCACCGCCATCAGCATGAAGCAGCTGCTCGAGGCGGGCGTCCACTTCGGCCACCAGACCAAGCGCTGGAACCCGAAGATGAAGCCGTACATCTTCGGCGCCCGCAACGGCATCTACATCATCGACCTGCAGAAGACGGTCGGCCTGGCCCGCAGCGCGCTCCGCTTCGTCTCCGACGCCGTGGCCAAGGGCGGCTCGGTGCTCTTCATCGGCACCAAGAAGCAGGCCCAGGACGCCGTCCGCGAGGAGGCCTCCCGCTCCGGCCAGTACCACGTGACCAACCGCTGGCTGGGCGGCACGCTCACCAACTTCAAGACCATCAAGACCGGCATCGAGCGGCTCAAGACGCTGGAGAAGATGAAGGAGGACGGCACCTACGAGCGCCTGCCCAAGAAGGAGGTGGCCTCCAACGAGCGCGAGCGCCTCAAGCTCGAGAAGAACCTGGGCGGCATCAAGGACCTGCCCCGCCTGCCGGCCGCCATCTTCGTCATCGACACCAAGAAGGAGCACATCGCGGTGCACGAGGCCAACCGGCTCGGCATCCCGGTGGTGGCGGTGGTCGACACCAACTGCGACCCCGAGGGCATCGACTACGTCATCCCCGGCAACGACGACGCCATCCGCTCCATCCGCCTGTTCACCGGCAAGGTGGCCGAGGCCTGCCTCGAGGGCAAGGGCCGGCACGCCGCCTGGGTGGCCGAGCACGGCGCCCAGGAGACGCGCGGCGACGACGACCGCGACGCCGCCAGCGAGCGCGGCATGAAGGACCGCCGCGACCGCGGTGGCCGCCGCGACCGCGGCGAGCGCCGCCCGCCCCGCGAGGACCGCGGCGCGGCCTCGGCCGGCGTGGAGGTCGTCCGCAAGGGCGAGGTGGTGGCCGTCGCCGCCCCGGCGCCCGAGGCGGCCAAGGAGTAG